The nucleotide sequence CCGAGGAGCGTAAACCCGGCGATCTTCAGTTGGCCGAGGCCGTAGCTGAACGTGCCGCCGCCATTGGCCTCCTTGACGCCGCCGGTCAGCGGGCTCTTGCAGCCGACGCTCGTGCGATTGGCGTTGGAGAAGCTCGTGCCGGCGAAGGGGCCGGCCGAGAAGATGAGCGGGTTTTGCGGTGACAGCGGATCCACTGTGGCCGCGCCGAGGTCGAGGAGGGTCTTGGCGATGAGATAGCGGCCGGCCTTGACGACGGCCTCGCCCTCGAGCTCTCGCTTCGCGATGGTGCGGTCGTTCATCTGGATGTCGTAGTACGTGCGCATCGTAAGCTCCTGTCCTACCGCCGGTTGTGGTTGTGATCCCGCGGGAACGTCGTCGCTCCGGATTATACGGCCGATGGCGTGCAGGCTGAAGCTCCTGGTTGGGTCCCGCCGCATGGGTTTCCTGTATACTAGAAACCTCTTCGTGGAAGAGGCTGGCGGGCCTTAGCGCCCCGCCACCCACCCAAGACCTCGCTAGCGGTTCCCCGGCCGTACCGTTCGCGCGACCGAGCTGCACCTCCTGTTTCCGCTCGAGCGCGCTGCCGTCGACAAAGGGAGCTCACATGGCCGCAGTGCCTGCGTCTCTACCTGCAGTACCGGTCATCGACAAGCGGTGTCCCGACCGGGTCGAGGTCGATCCGGCGGAGCAGATCATTTCAGCGGCCCAGGTCAAGGCGTGGGTCGCTCATCTGCGATCCCACGGTTGGACGGAGAAGGACCTGGGTCTCGTCTGGCTCAGCCGGGCCAGGCAGGGCGTGACCCGCTAGACCTTTCATGCTCACGGAGGAATGAGATGGACCCGCAAGCGAAGACGCAGTTCGTCCAGATCGCCGTGGCGATGGCCCCCCAGCAGGCGAACCTGATCTATGCCCTCGACGACGCGGGTGGGGTGTGGTTCTACCGTGACACGAAGAAGAAGTGGGTGCGCGTGCCCGCAGACCGCGAAGAGTAGCGCGAAGAAGTAGCCTTCCCGCGCGTGCTAAGTTTTCGCCCTCTCGACCGAGGACAGCGAACCACGTCGAATCATCCGTAGCGCGTCCGGCCCGGCTGGGCCCGACGGGAGGCCCTGATCATGACCGTCAAGGCAATATCGGCCGACAGCCACATGGACCTGACCTTCCTGCCTCCGGACACCTTCATCTCTCGCGTGCCGGCGCAATTTCGTGACCGCGCGCCGCGCGTGGTCGACCGCGACGGCGCCAAGTACTGGATGACCGGCGGCGACGAGCTCGGGCGCTACGGCTACTACGGCCCCGGGTTGACCGGGGGGAAGCGCGGCAAGATTCTCGCGGACAACGGCTTCACGTCCGGCCACACGCGACCCTCGGACACGGTGGCGCGGCGCCAGGACCAGGAGCGCGACGGCGTCGAGGCTGAGATCATCTACGGCATCATCGGCATCTCCCGGCGCCTCTTCGGCGTGGGGATCAGCGACCCCGAGCTGCTCACGGCGGTGTACAGGGCGTACAACGACTGGATCGCGGAGTTCGGCCGCTCGGACCCCGGGCGCTACTTCGGGCTCGGCTGCCTGCCGAACCACGATGCCCAAGCCGCGGCCGCCGAGGCGCGGCGCTGCGTCGGGCTTGGCCTGCGTGGCGCGGTCTTCGTGCCGTGGGGATGCAAGTTCCCCGTGTGGCACGAGATGTGGGAGCCGATGTGGGCGGCCGCCGAAGAGGCCGACCTCGTCATCTCCTTCCACGTGTTCGAGGGCGGCGGCGCCACCGTGGGCTACGAGATCCAGGGCATCAAGAACCCCGCCTGCACGGGCGCGTGGGTCGTGGTCGCGCCCGGCCAGATGGACGAGATCCTGGCGTCCGTGATCCTCTCGGGCGTGTGCGAGCGCCACCCGCGCCTCCGCCTCGTCTTGGGCGAGAGCGGCATCGGGTGGCTGCCCTACCTCCTCGAGCGCATGGACGACACGTACGAGGAGCGCCTGGCCGACGACCTCAAGCTGTCGCTGCCGCCCAGCGCGTACTTCAAGCGGCAGATCTACGCCACCTTCCAGAAGGATTTCCACGGCGTGCGGGCCATGGCCCAGATCGCGCCCGACAACGTGATGTGGGGCTCGGACTACCCGCACCGCGACGGCACGTGGCCGTTTTCGCAGAAAGCCATAGACGAGCAGTTCCGCGGCATCGACGAGACCATCAAGCGGAAGATGCTCTGGGACAATGTCCGCCGCGTCTACCGGATTACGCCCTAGGGCTTATTGTCGCTCTGACCGACGCGCGGGAAGCGGGCTTGCTGGAGAGCTTGCTCCGCTCGAGCCGCTTTGCGGGCTGCTTCGGTGACCACTGCGAGAGCATGGCCCCCTCCACCACGAGCCATAGAGGAACAGCGAGCGCCACCAGGTAGCCAATCACCGTTTCCAGTTCCATAGCCCGTTCCCTCCTTTAGTATTCCAGCCCATTGCCGCTCCGACGACTCAAACTTGCTGTACGTCAGGCAGGAGCCGTGCCAGCAGGGTCGGATCGCAGAATCGGGCACTTGCATAGACCAGTACTGGCGGGTGCTGAAATGCTGCCCGTATCCGGCGGGCACTCTCGGGAGTTATGCCCGCGAGGTGAGCGAGCTGGCCCTATTTGACGCGAGGAGGGTTTCTGAAATGTAAGTCACCTATTATTATGCCTAAATAGATTCTTGACTTTACCGATCGATAATTGTATGTTGCCGCCCTATGCCCACCATTAAAGACGGCGCAGTCGAGGTTCCGGCTCACGGTGGCTGGTTGGTCGACCGGGTTCTGCGTGACGCCGAGTTGGCGGATGCGCGTGACCGCACGCGGTCGCTCACGCGGATCGCGCTCAACGCCCGCACGATGTCCGACGTCGAGCTGCTCGCTGTCGGCGCCTACAGTCCGCTCGAAGGCTTCATGGGCGAGGCTGATTATGGCGGCGTCCTCCGTGACATGCGCCTGGCGAACGGGCTGCCGTGGACGGTGCCCATCACGCTCGCCGTTCGCAAGGCCGCGGCCGACGTTCTGCGCGAGGGGCAGGAGGTCGCGCTCGTCACGCCGTGGGAGGAGCCGATCGCGATCCTCCACCTCGAGAAGCGCTTTCCCTACGACGGCCGCGAGGAAGCGCGGCGGGTCTACGGCACCGACGATGCGCGCCATCCCGGCGCCGCCTACCAGCTCAACCGCGGCGACGTGCTCCTCGCGGGCAAGGTTGATCTGATCGCGCGCCCGCCTCTTCGAGGCTTCGAGCCGTACCGGTTGGATCCCGCGGACGCCCGCGCGCGCTTCCGCGAGCTGGACTGGCGGACCGTGGTCGGCTTCCAGAG is from Candidatus Rokuibacteriota bacterium and encodes:
- a CDS encoding amidohydrolase family protein — translated: MTVKAISADSHMDLTFLPPDTFISRVPAQFRDRAPRVVDRDGAKYWMTGGDELGRYGYYGPGLTGGKRGKILADNGFTSGHTRPSDTVARRQDQERDGVEAEIIYGIIGISRRLFGVGISDPELLTAVYRAYNDWIAEFGRSDPGRYFGLGCLPNHDAQAAAAEARRCVGLGLRGAVFVPWGCKFPVWHEMWEPMWAAAEEADLVISFHVFEGGGATVGYEIQGIKNPACTGAWVVVAPGQMDEILASVILSGVCERHPRLRLVLGESGIGWLPYLLERMDDTYEERLADDLKLSLPPSAYFKRQIYATFQKDFHGVRAMAQIAPDNVMWGSDYPHRDGTWPFSQKAIDEQFRGIDETIKRKMLWDNVRRVYRITP